One Plasmodium vivax chromosome 13, whole genome shotgun sequence genomic region harbors:
- a CDS encoding hypothetical protein, conserved (encoded by transcript PVX_085890A) — MENNKSGENAKAFLDSKDKRGKMDDDDDDDDKKKKHDKDKQNGNNKSSAGAAHRKKDGKDNNTKRSGNDNARGQPNGGGRNSDKSGDAKAGGAADDSNPNNDSAPPIDSSPPVASSPPITSNPPITSNVAKKRERKSNSISLSDTSARRSKDKGDRAHHKLKHKQGSAESAERRKRDAKNVKYVNDANDANSAEKAKHEHGEEEEEEEEDDDDDEEEDDDEEDDDDEEEDDDDDEDDEDEEEDDDDEEDEEKRKNKDINKTHTRKKEKHRKSELLNLDSSNTVQFYNLLNGKNKEKEDNNSSSKKERYRSSNLKKEKKLKMSHTYEEFLSDHHDYTSLKVNYKINKKSHYDKTKKRPHMSISINENKERTLNKSSICTDNAKFLNFLNDNEKNAHYYKNRKRFESRRRKQKIANIKIKEKNETKETLDYYILNVNEKNKYNEIMSSENVDKVKMPLKHPPGKKTDEAYVSELQDAEQKQQMKDEERQKNYASTVEEEKKIIKEKSKVKSSIQCNRRFFIFQKKTLRKRKEKIIIFLNHNYSACENGQFNDHFYKTIHKNDLENLEEERIYIDNNKENTIKKIIYRIFPQFSIFSLILYVTFIQWVIFILLISVKSDFTLTPSNDSLKNFGSNFPHNIFKKAEFYRLFTALFLHSNFNHICANTYVQLTVGFLLEYLYGTYVVFLVYVFTGIFGIILSSPLTYCYSTTESSSSSSGIIGIFFSEILMMTNFNVDKISISVHLFCFFLLLLFLKFSLNTVSINIYSHFFGFLGGFLIGIILKRNQLKYFLKNNLLIQILSLVFLIVSLAAAIFISTYVVQSCPN, encoded by the exons atggaaaacaacAAATCTggcgaaaatgcaaaagcCTTTCTGGACTCAAAGGATAAGAGAGGGAAAATGGATGACGAtgacgacgacgatgataaaaaaaagaaacacgaTAAGGACAAGCAAAACggtaataataaaagtaGCGCCGGGGCAGCCCACCGGAAGAAAGATGGCAAGGACAATAATACGAAACGCAGCGGGAACGACAACGCTAGGGGCCAGCCGAACGGCGGAGGCAGAAATAGTGATAAAAGCGGCGACGCGAAAGCGGGTGGCGCCGCGGACGATTCCAACCCCAATAATGACTCTGCCCCTCCGATAGACTCCAGCCCCCCAGTggcgtcttccccccccatcaCTTCCAACCCGCCGATCACCTCCAACGTTGCGAAGAAGAGGGAGCGCAAAAGCAACAGCATTTCGCTGAGCGACACCAGCGCGAGGCGCTCGAAGGACAAGGGCGACAGGGCGCACCACAAACTCAAGCACAAGCAGGGGAGCGCGGAAAGTGCGGAGCGGAGAAAAAGGGacgcaaaaaatgtgaaatatgTGAATGACGCGAATGACGCGAATAGCGCGGAGAAGGCGAAACACGAAcacggggaggaagaagaggaagaagaggaggacgacgatgacgacgaagaggaggacgatgatgaagaagacgatgatgatgaagaagaagatgacgatgatgatgaagacgatgaggatgaggaggaagacgatgatgacgaggaagatgaagaaaaaagaaaaaataaagacattAATAAGACCCATactagaaaaaaagaaaagcatcGAAAAAGTGAATTACTCAATCTGGATAGCAGCAACACAGtccaattttacaatttactaaatggtaaaaataaagaaaaagaagataacAATAGCAGTTCAAAGAAAGAAAGATACCGAAGtagcaatttaaaaaaggaaaaaaaattaaaaatgagtcATACATATGAAGAGTTCCTATCGGATCATCATGATTATACGTCATTAAaggtaaattataaaattaacaaaaaaagtcATTATGATAAGACCAAAAAGAGACCACATATGTCTATAtctataaatgaaaataaggAGCGTACTTTAAATAAGAGCAGCATCTGTACAGataatgcaaaatttttaaacttccTAAATGATAATGAGAAGAATGCTCATTATTATAAGAATCGAAAACGATTCGAGAGTAGAcgaagaaagcaaaaaatagcaaatataaaaataaaagaaaaaaatgaaaccaaAGAAACGTTAGATTATTACATACTAAACGTGAATGagaagaataaatataacgaAATAATGTCTAGCGAAAATGTAGATAAAGTCAAAATGCCGCTAAAACATCCTCCTGGCAAAAAAACGGATGAGGCGTACGTAAGCGAATTACAAGATGCTGAACAGAAGCAACAAATGAAGGACGAAGAACGACAAAAGAATTACGCAAGTACcgttgaagaggaaaaaaaaattataaaagaaaaaagcaaagttAAATCGTCCATACAATGTAACCGaagattttttatattccaaaaaaaaacgttaagaaaaagaaaggaaaaaattattatttttttaaatcataatTATTCTGCCTGTGAAAATGGACAATTTAATgaccatttttacaaaaccattcataaaaatgatttggaaaatttagaagaagaaagaatttACATTGACAATAATAAGGAAAAtacaataaagaaaattatctACAGAATATTTCCAcagttttccattttcagTTTAATCCTCTACGTTACTTTCATCCAGTGGGTAATATTCATTCTGCTTATATCCGTCAAATCTGATTTTACCTTAACCCCATCAA acgattcgttaaaaaattttggaagcAATTTCCcacacaatatttttaagaaggcCGAGTTTTATCGCCTCTTCACAGcgctatttttacattcgAATTTTAACCACATTTGTGCAAATACATATGTTCAGTTAACCGTCGGATTTTTGTTAGAATATCTGTATGGGACATATGTTGTTTTTTTAGTATACGTGTTTACCG GCATTTTTGGAATAATTTTATCCTCCCCCCTAACGTACTGCTACTCGACCACCGAAAGCAGTAGCAGCTCCTCAGGAATtattggaatttttttttcagaaattTTAATGATGACTAATTTTAACGTGGATAAAATTAGCATTAgtgtgcatttattttgtttttttctcctcctcttaTTTCTTAAATTCTCTTTAAACACCGTCagtattaatatatacagcCACTTTTTTGGTTTCCTGGGAG gcTTTCTAATCGGCATAATTTTAAAGCGTAACCAGCTGAAGTACTTCCTGAAAAACAATTTACTAATTCAAATCTTGTCCCTGGTCTTCCTGATAGTGAGTTTAGCGGCTGCTATTTTTATATCAACGTACGTCGTGCAGAGTTGTCCGAATTAA